The Ptiloglossa arizonensis isolate GNS036 chromosome 4, iyPtiAriz1_principal, whole genome shotgun sequence genome contains the following window.
CAGAGTTCACTGAAATATTCTAGTCAATATATTGTTCTTTTGTAATTCTTACAAAATGAACGTGCTGTGTAAAATTGTATCATATTACGTTTACAGTGTTcctgtaaatataaatttagtaCGAAAAGGTAAGACAATATATCGATGATCTTCGTATTATTGATTTATaagattctttatacttttattatttgtaaaaaggAACAAATATTAGTAAATACTAGTTTTATTATGTACTCCGTAAGATTGTAATATATTGGTTATATTAGAATCATGTATTAGGTATCTTTATTACTATGATTTTTAGCTCAAATAGACagtattgaaattaaaataaccaGCAATGTATCTATTTACACATAACTTTATTCtaagttaaataaaatataagattGATTTGCTTTTAGGTATGTACATACAACTTTTTTTACTacaattaaatttacaaatgtagatgtaatacaaattattatatctAATCCCTCATTTAACTAAGTGTACTTGGATTACTTTTCAAGTAAGTCCTttgcttcattaatttttgctgcAATAAATGGTGATCCACCTCGATCTGGATGATTTACAgccataatttttttaaaacgttcttttatttttgcTTTATTTGCATTTGGTGATACACCCAATATTAAACTAGCTTCACGTCGTGTCATTTTAGATTCAAAACCACCTttataatatttgttatttGCCAATGTCTATAAATATAGATTTGGATATATTCATTATATCTCTagcttatatttaaaataacttactTGTGAATCtagtttttgtatatttttaacagTCTCTGACATTCTTTGAGATATAGTTGGTAGTTTTTTAAGAATATAACGTCCAGAGAAACCCAGTGCAGCAATGCCTAAGCCTGCTATAATGAGCGAACTAGCCTGTAAGAATTGAAATCAAAGActaatatacatatttcaacAATTGCCCATTTTTATAGTTATAAAAATATGATACCATATCTTAAAGTTATTCAACAAAGATT
Protein-coding sequences here:
- the LOC143145272 gene encoding mitochondrial import inner membrane translocase subunit TIM14, translating into MASSLIIAGLGIAALGFSGRYILKKLPTISQRMSETVKNIQKLDSQTLANNKYYKGGFESKMTRREASLILGVSPNANKAKIKERFKKIMAVNHPDRGGSPFIAAKINEAKDLLEK